Proteins encoded in a region of the Methylobacterium radiotolerans JCM 2831 genome:
- a CDS encoding DNA topoisomerase IB yields MACVETAESGGDLRAAAEEAGLVYVDDGRPGLTRRRSGTGFRYLDAKGAPVRDKAVLARIRSLAIPPAYTDVWICPRRNGHIQATGRDAKGRKQYRYHPDFRQAREANKFSRIMAFADALPGIRRRVDADMKRPGLSRDKVLATVVHLLETTLIRVGNDDYARTNKSYGLTTLRDPHVRIEGAALSFRFKGKSGKTWDVSLKDRRVARIVKACQDLPGQELFQYLDPDGTQRDVTSSDVNAYLREITGKDFTAKDFRTWAGTVLAALALREFETFDSEAGAKRNIRAAIENVAGRLGNTPTICRKCYIHPQILDCYLEGGLLLQVKDAVESELSEDLSSLRPEEAAVLGLLQARLSAAEDAVKAKGRVKPAGARGRGAKAPERSKSGTAAAKRASGARKAAAAA; encoded by the coding sequence ATGGCGTGTGTCGAGACGGCGGAGAGCGGCGGAGACCTCCGCGCCGCGGCCGAGGAGGCCGGACTCGTCTACGTCGACGACGGCCGGCCCGGGCTGACCCGCCGCCGCAGCGGCACTGGCTTCCGCTACCTCGACGCGAAGGGCGCGCCGGTGCGCGACAAGGCGGTGCTGGCCCGCATCCGCAGCCTCGCGATCCCGCCGGCCTACACGGATGTCTGGATCTGTCCCCGCCGCAACGGCCACATCCAGGCGACGGGCCGCGACGCCAAGGGGCGCAAGCAGTACCGCTACCACCCGGACTTCCGGCAGGCGCGGGAGGCCAACAAGTTCTCGCGGATCATGGCCTTCGCGGACGCGCTGCCCGGGATCCGCCGACGCGTCGACGCCGACATGAAGCGGCCGGGCCTCTCCCGCGACAAGGTGCTGGCCACCGTGGTCCACCTGCTCGAGACCACGCTGATCCGCGTCGGCAACGACGACTACGCGCGGACCAACAAGAGCTACGGCCTCACGACCCTGCGCGACCCCCACGTCCGGATCGAGGGGGCGGCCCTGTCGTTCCGCTTCAAGGGCAAGAGCGGCAAGACCTGGGACGTGTCGCTGAAGGACCGGCGGGTCGCCCGGATCGTCAAGGCCTGCCAGGATCTGCCGGGGCAGGAGCTGTTCCAGTATCTGGATCCGGACGGCACCCAGCGCGACGTCACCTCCTCGGACGTGAACGCGTACCTGCGCGAGATCACCGGCAAGGACTTCACCGCGAAGGATTTCCGCACCTGGGCCGGCACCGTGCTGGCGGCGCTGGCGCTGCGGGAGTTCGAGACCTTCGACAGCGAGGCGGGGGCCAAGCGCAACATCCGCGCGGCCATCGAGAACGTCGCCGGCCGCCTCGGCAACACGCCGACGATCTGCCGCAAGTGCTACATTCACCCGCAGATCCTCGACTGCTATCTGGAGGGCGGTCTGCTCCTGCAGGTGAAGGACGCGGTCGAATCGGAACTCAGCGAGGACCTCTCCAGCCTCCGGCCCGAGGAGGCGGCGGTGCTGGGACTGCTGCAGGCGCGCCTCTCAGCCGCGGAGGACGCCGTCAAGGCCAAGGGACGGGTCAAGCCGGCGGGCGCGCGCGGGCGGGGGGCGAAGGCACCCGAGCGGTCCAAGAGCGGGACGGCAGCGGCCAAGCGCGCGTCCGGAGCCCGGAAGGCGGCCGCGGCCGCCTAG